One window of Triticum dicoccoides isolate Atlit2015 ecotype Zavitan chromosome 5A, WEW_v2.0, whole genome shotgun sequence genomic DNA carries:
- the LOC119298921 gene encoding cation/H(+) antiporter 19-like: MAGHAAAGVCAAPMQATSHGAFQGDNPLDYALPLAILQICLVVVVTRGLAYLLRPLRQPRVIAEIIGGVLLGPSALGRSSKFLHAVFPAKSLPVLDTLANLGLLFFLFLVGLELDIAAIRRTGKKALAIALAGISVPFALGIGTSFAFRATIVKGAPQAPFLVFMGVALSITAFPVLARILAELKLLTTDIGRMAMSAAAVNDVAAWILLALAVALSGDGSPIISLWVLLTATGFVIAVCVLLRPLLAWMAHRSPEGEPVKEVYICATLAIVLAAGFVTDVIGIHALFGAFMVGIVVPKDGPFAGVLIEKVEDLISGLFLPLYFVSSGLKTDVATIRGAKSWGLLVLVILNACLGKIGGTVLASLIVKIPVREAVALGFLMNTKGLVELIVLNIGRDRKVLNDESFAIMVLMALFTTFITTPIVMAIYKPARPSAPYKRRTVEGGAPADADSELRVLACFHSNRNIPTLLNLVESTRGTGRHRLAMYAMHLVELSERSSAISMVHRTRRNAMPFFNSGDKTEQMVVAFEAFQQLSAVRVKPMTAISDLETIHRDVIDSAAEKRAAVVIMPYHKLLQHDGSFHSLGSQYHAVNKRVLRGAPCSVAILVDRGLGGHSQVAAKNVEFSVAMLFFGGADDREALAYATRMSEHPGVAVTVTRFRPSRPSSGDAADEAAMEAFKGKVEAVKDGSAMYEDVEASAKEEVLQAINSLSKSNMFVVGRMPLTEPLVERPEELGPVGSYLASSEFKTSASVLVIKRYDPATNPASKRFDPKARPPVATDVEDEEMGGAGGSASVVPVPWTPQNDLA; encoded by the coding sequence GGTGGAGTCCTGCTGGGCCCGTCGGCGTTGGGCCGGAGCAGCAAGTTCTTGCACGCCGTCTTCCCGGCCAAGAGCCTGCCGGTGCTGGACACGCTGGCCAACCTCGGCTTGCTCTTCTTCCTGTTCCTCGTCGGCCTCGAGCTCGACATCGCCGCCATCCGCCGCACCGGCAAGAAGGCCCTCGCCATCGCGCTCGCTGGCATCTCCGTCCCGTTCGCGCTCGGCATCGGCACGTCGTTCGCCTTCCGCGCCACCATCGTCAAGGGCGCTCCACAGGCACCGTTCCTCGTCTTCATGGGTGTCGCGCTCTCCATCACCGCCTTCCCGGTGCTCGCTCGCATCCTGGCCGAGCTGAAGCTTCTCACCACCGACATCGGCCGCATGGCCATGTCCGCAGCGGCGGTCAATGACGTCGCCGCCTGGATCCTGTTGGCCCTCGCTGTTGCACTCTCTGGAGACGGCTCGCCGATCATCTCGCTCTGGGTGCTCCTCACAGCTACCGGCTTTGTCATCGCCGTTTGCGTTCTCCTCCGGCCGTTGTTGGCGTGGATGGCGCACCGGTCTCCCGAGGGTGAGCCGGTCAAGGAGGTGTACATTTGTGCCACCCTCGCCATCGTCCTCGCTGCCGGCTTCGTCACCGATGTCATCGGCATCCACGCGCTGTTCGGGGCGTTCATGGTCGGCATCGTCGTCCCCAAGGACGGGCCGTTTGCCGGCGTGCTCATCGAGAAGGTTGAGGACCTCATCTCGGGGCTCTTCCTCCCGCTCTACTTCGTCTCCAGTGGCCTCAAGACGGACGTGGCCACGATCCGGGGAGCCAAGTCGTGGGGCCTATTAGTGCTCGTCATCCTCAACGCCTGCCTCGGCAAGATCGGCGGCACTGTGCTCGCGTCACTGATCGTCAAGATCCCCGTCAGGGAGGCGGTCGCGCTGGGGTTCCTGATGAACACCAAGGGGCTCGTGGAGCTCATCGTCCTCAACATCGGCAGGGACCGCAAGGTGCTCAACGACGAGTCCTTCGCCATCATGGTGCTCATGGCCCTATTCACCACCTTCATCACGACGCCGATCGTCATGGCCATCTACAAGCCCGCGCGGCCATCGGCGCCGTACAAGCGCCGCACCGTGGAGGGCGGCGCACCGGCGGACGCGGACAGCGAGCTGCGCGTGCTCGCCTGCTTCCACAGCAACCGCAACATCCCGACGCTGCTCAACCTCGTGGAGTCGACCCGGGGCACGGGGCGGCACCGCCTCGCCATGTACGCCATGCACCTGGTGGAGCTCTCGGAGCGGTCGTCGGCCATCTCCATGGTGCACCGCACGCGCCGCAACGCCATGCCCTTCTTCAACAGCGGGGACAAGACGGAGCAGATGGTGGTGGCCTTCGAGGCGTTCCAGCAGCTGAGTGCCGTGAGGGTGAAGCCCATGACGGCCATCTCGGACCTCGAGACCATCCACCGGGACGTCATCGACAGCGCCGCTGAGAAGCGGGCGGCCGTCGTCATCATGCCGTACCACAAGCTGCTCCAGCACGACGGCTCCTTCCACTCGCTCGGCTCCCAGTACCACGCCGTCAACAAGCGCGTGCTCCGGGGCGCGCCATGCTCCGTCGCCATCCTCGTCGACCGCGGGCTCGGCGGCCACTCCCAGGTCGCCGCCAAGAACGTGGAGTTCTCTGTGGCCATGCTCTTCTTCGGCGGGGCGGACGACCGTGAGGCGCTGGCGTACGCGACGCGCATGTCGGAGCACCCTGGCGTCGCTGTGACTGTGACACGCTTCCGGCCCAGCCGCCCATCGTCCGGCGACGCAGCCGACGAGGCGGCCATGGAGGCGTTCAAGGGCAAGGTCGAGGCCGTGAAGGACGGGTCGGCGATGTACGAGGACGTAGAGGCGTCGGCCAAGGAGGAGGTGCTCCAGGCGATCAACTCGCTGTCCAAGTCCAACATGTTCGTGGTGGGGAGGATGCCGCTGACGGAGCCGCTGGTGGAGAGGCCCGAGGAGCTGGGCCCCGTGGGGAGCTACCTGGCGTCGTCGGAGTTCAAGACATCGGCGTCCGTGCTGGTGATCAAGAGGTACGACCCGGCGACGAACCCGGCCAGCAAGAGGTTCGACCCCAAGGCGAGGCCGCCGGTGGCGACGGACGTGGAGGACGAGGAGATGGGCGGCGCCGGTGGCAGCGCGAGCGTGGTGCCCGTGCCGTGGACGCCGCAGAACGACCTCGCATGA